A section of the Anabaena cylindrica PCC 7122 genome encodes:
- a CDS encoding cyanoexosortase B system-associated protein has translation MISLSKFFRKQQWNQVAVLILLLLLLAVGAVPGYLTGKWQWKQPPPVTQLKQLKNIRKVGLSIPGWQTIQQSETQIGEHKWSLQTLEQQDQSLEAVLLLLPQNGPRDQPEVEWTDVSGWGKSTWGKWDIAQYRAAEFTVKQPSRPEANATIKVKARFFRATTQKSTFAVLQWYAMPNSGTSSPVYWFVVDQIAQWQQKRVPWVAVSILIPMEPFGQVETSWKKLQSLGETVQAALMSVAL, from the coding sequence ATGATTTCCTTATCCAAATTTTTCAGAAAACAGCAATGGAATCAGGTAGCAGTGTTAATCTTACTGCTACTGCTGTTAGCAGTGGGAGCAGTTCCTGGATATCTAACAGGAAAGTGGCAATGGAAGCAGCCACCACCAGTTACTCAACTCAAGCAATTGAAAAATATTCGTAAAGTAGGATTAAGTATTCCTGGGTGGCAAACTATTCAACAGTCGGAAACCCAAATAGGTGAACATAAATGGTCATTGCAAACACTCGAACAACAAGATCAGTCACTTGAAGCTGTACTGCTTTTGCTACCGCAAAATGGCCCAAGAGATCAACCAGAAGTAGAGTGGACAGACGTTAGTGGCTGGGGCAAGTCAACTTGGGGAAAGTGGGATATAGCTCAATATCGGGCTGCTGAATTTACTGTTAAACAGCCATCTCGTCCAGAAGCAAATGCCACTATCAAAGTTAAGGCTAGGTTCTTTAGGGCAACAACACAAAAATCAACTTTTGCTGTCTTACAATGGTACGCAATGCCAAATAGTGGAACTTCATCGCCAGTTTACTGGTTTGTTGTAGACCAAATAGCACAATGGCAGCAAAAGCGTGTTCCTTGGGTGGCTGTGAGTATTCTGATACCAATGGAGCCTTTTGGACAAGTGGAAACATCTTGGAAGAAACTTCAGTCTCTCGGTGAAACAGTGCAAGCAGCATTGATGTCTGTAGCTCTGTAA
- a CDS encoding polysaccharide biosynthesis/export family protein has translation MLITSSSHIRTFSALFLITLQVGIDLSITIKPVMSQNLPSLEQSPEQNPLPPASFEVMPPSENDEISPQFNRYLLGIGDTISVIVQRPPGLYRLGIGDSIGVTVQRFPDLSFQAAINPEGNIVVPLLGVISLQGLTLQQAEAKIRTGLNRYVIDPIISLSLTGQRPDLSFQAAISQDGNVVIPQVGKVSILGLSLEEAQEKIRLALSSITTDPVVISLAQMRPVQVTITGEVFRPGIYAANSGMPRITEILPLAGGSTLTADLRKVQIRRQLTDGSIISQNINLYAALQNGGSLPNLRLQDGDAIIVPRREIGTDDGYDRKLVARSTLAIPQIKVRVLNYAAGGIATQSLPNGSTFIDALGGIRLDTANLRDIALVRFDPEQGKAVTQRLDARKVLAGDNSQNVALQDNDVIVVGRNLVGKITNLLNTITQPFFNVQSFLNFFQNFGGGLFGGSSN, from the coding sequence ATGTTGATAACGTCCAGTTCTCATATACGTACATTCAGCGCCCTGTTTTTGATCACTCTTCAGGTAGGTATTGATTTATCAATAACAATAAAACCTGTTATGTCTCAAAATTTGCCATCATTAGAACAATCACCAGAACAAAATCCTCTGCCTCCAGCAAGTTTTGAGGTGATGCCTCCCAGTGAAAATGATGAAATCTCACCGCAATTCAACCGTTATCTCTTAGGTATAGGAGATACAATCAGTGTGATAGTTCAGCGACCCCCTGGTCTATACCGCTTAGGAATTGGAGATTCTATTGGTGTTACGGTGCAGCGATTTCCAGATTTAAGTTTTCAAGCTGCTATTAATCCAGAAGGCAATATTGTCGTACCACTATTGGGAGTAATTTCCTTACAAGGTTTAACCTTGCAGCAAGCAGAGGCAAAAATTCGCACTGGCTTAAATCGTTATGTTATTGACCCCATTATATCTTTATCACTAACTGGGCAACGTCCAGATTTGAGTTTCCAAGCTGCTATTAGTCAAGATGGTAATGTTGTTATTCCACAAGTAGGGAAAGTCTCTATACTAGGCTTGAGTTTGGAAGAAGCCCAAGAAAAAATTCGTTTGGCTTTAAGCAGTATTACTACAGATCCCGTGGTGATAAGTTTAGCACAGATGCGCCCAGTTCAAGTTACTATTACGGGAGAAGTATTTCGCCCTGGAATTTATGCTGCTAACTCAGGAATGCCGCGAATTACTGAGATTTTACCCTTAGCAGGGGGGTCAACTTTGACCGCAGACCTCCGAAAAGTGCAAATACGTCGTCAGTTAACGGATGGTTCTATAATTTCACAAAATATTAACTTGTATGCTGCCTTGCAAAATGGTGGTTCACTCCCTAATTTACGCTTACAAGATGGGGATGCAATCATTGTACCGCGCCGTGAAATTGGTACTGATGACGGTTATGACCGCAAACTCGTGGCACGTTCAACTTTAGCTATTCCTCAGATTAAAGTCCGAGTTTTAAACTATGCCGCAGGAGGAATCGCAACTCAATCTTTGCCTAATGGGAGTACATTTATAGATGCTTTGGGGGGTATTCGTCTCGACACGGCTAATCTTCGGGATATTGCTCTGGTTCGCTTTGATCCTGAACAGGGTAAAGCTGTTACTCAAAGACTTGATGCTAGAAAGGTACTCGCAGGTGATAATTCTCAAAATGTGGCACTTCAAGACAATGATGTGATAGTTGTTGGTAGAAATCTGGTCGGGAAAATTACTAATTTATTGAATACCATCACGCAACCGTTTTTTAATGTGCAATCATTTCTAAACTTTTTCCAGAACTTTGGTGGCGGATTATTCGGTGGTAGTTCAAATTAA
- a CDS encoding GumC family protein, with amino-acid sequence MTPPIIKRYLIAFEKYKWVGLASFGLVVIGSTVVAIQPDPPVTYMAESALTYNTPTVSFSKTGSEIQAQGKELTPEVLLSDPVIETVAAKVKTNPKTIAKNVGIKFPSRNRAGELESTSITMKYVDSDANRAKDVLQELMKGIVQLSSEINTGRLKAIIQKINERLPEIKQELQAAENKLEEYDRRERTAILAAENGSLLNGISASQNQQRGIQLTISGIDAQLRSLEDKLGLTVGQAYVSSALSADPIIANLRSQIYQTESQIAVLRKDLRPEHPTMIQLTRQKEASEELLQQRAAEVLGGGGLAAPLRGNVTGIRTQSSLDPTRQALANQMVALQTQRETLEQQLKQQIQQEAQLRREYSLIPNKQLERSRLEQSVGLKKAIYDQMQAKLTDAQAAEAETVSSFTIARPPIATNVAVPTRSIPTTLAIGGFLGAVIGGGVIFLLGSLEGTFKTKEDIRESLKAREVLLLGELPLMPVDDLAPEALPVILSPDSPYLEFYEKFRSNLRRIGGNDVKVILITSVSSQEGKTVSAYNLGIASALAGKRTLIIETDLRSPSQAASLKIAPDSYATVEPLLYYSSLSDCIRLVPDVENLYIIPSVGPVRQSAAIIESSEMRRLIEDARERYDLVILDTNPLSISNDPLLIQPYSDGIVLVARPNYTQENMLGEAIDQLVEAELGLLGAIINSADIRVSIPEPVVEFSFPEPELELEVIEQSEDISTIFGKR; translated from the coding sequence ATGACACCACCAATTATTAAGCGCTATCTTATTGCTTTTGAAAAATACAAGTGGGTTGGACTAGCTAGTTTTGGTTTAGTGGTAATAGGGTCAACAGTAGTTGCTATACAACCAGATCCACCAGTTACTTATATGGCCGAATCTGCGTTGACATATAATACCCCAACCGTTTCTTTCTCAAAAACTGGTAGTGAAATTCAAGCACAGGGGAAAGAACTAACACCAGAAGTTTTACTATCAGATCCAGTCATTGAGACGGTGGCAGCCAAAGTCAAGACTAACCCGAAAACTATTGCTAAAAATGTAGGAATTAAATTTCCGAGTAGAAATAGAGCAGGAGAATTAGAATCTACATCGATCACAATGAAGTATGTAGATAGCGATGCCAACAGAGCCAAAGATGTATTGCAAGAATTGATGAAAGGAATAGTTCAGTTAAGTAGTGAGATTAATACTGGACGATTAAAGGCGATTATTCAAAAAATCAATGAGCGTTTGCCAGAAATTAAACAAGAACTCCAAGCTGCTGAGAATAAACTAGAAGAATATGATCGACGGGAGAGAACAGCTATTTTAGCAGCAGAAAATGGTAGTTTGCTTAATGGGATTAGTGCTAGCCAAAATCAGCAAAGAGGAATTCAACTAACTATTTCTGGAATTGATGCTCAACTTCGTTCTTTAGAAGATAAGTTGGGGTTAACAGTTGGACAGGCTTATGTTTCTTCTGCTTTGAGTGCTGATCCCATTATTGCTAATTTGCGATCGCAAATTTATCAAACTGAGTCACAAATCGCCGTTCTCCGCAAGGATTTACGACCTGAACACCCGACAATGATTCAGTTAACGCGTCAAAAAGAAGCTTCTGAAGAATTACTGCAACAACGGGCTGCGGAAGTTTTAGGTGGTGGTGGTCTTGCGGCTCCACTGCGGGGGAATGTGACAGGTATTCGCACCCAAAGTAGCTTAGATCCAACGCGTCAGGCATTAGCTAACCAAATGGTAGCTTTACAAACCCAACGAGAGACGCTCGAACAACAACTAAAACAGCAAATTCAACAAGAGGCACAATTACGTCGAGAATATTCTCTCATACCTAATAAACAATTAGAGCGATCGCGCTTGGAGCAGTCTGTTGGTCTGAAAAAAGCTATCTATGACCAAATGCAAGCCAAGCTAACAGATGCTCAAGCCGCAGAAGCAGAAACCGTGAGCAGTTTCACCATTGCTAGACCACCCATAGCTACTAACGTTGCCGTTCCCACCAGGAGTATACCTACAACCTTAGCTATCGGTGGTTTCTTAGGTGCTGTAATTGGTGGTGGGGTAATATTTTTGCTGGGTTCACTGGAAGGAACTTTCAAGACCAAAGAAGATATCCGCGAAAGTCTCAAGGCACGGGAAGTTTTACTATTGGGAGAATTGCCTTTAATGCCAGTTGATGATTTGGCTCCGGAAGCTTTACCCGTAATACTTTCCCCAGATTCTCCCTATTTAGAGTTTTATGAAAAGTTTCGCAGTAATTTGCGCCGGATTGGCGGCAATGACGTTAAAGTGATATTGATTACCAGCGTCAGCAGCCAAGAAGGTAAAACCGTCAGTGCTTACAACTTGGGGATAGCTTCCGCACTTGCTGGTAAAAGAACATTGATTATTGAAACAGATTTGCGATCGCCCTCCCAAGCTGCATCCCTAAAAATAGCTCCTGATTCTTATGCCACTGTTGAACCATTGCTTTATTATTCCAGCCTGAGTGACTGTATTCGCTTAGTTCCTGATGTGGAAAATTTATACATTATTCCCAGCGTCGGACCTGTTCGTCAATCTGCCGCAATTATCGAATCGAGCGAAATGCGCCGCCTGATAGAAGATGCACGAGAACGTTATGATTTAGTAATTTTAGACACAAATCCTCTCAGCATTTCCAATGATCCGTTGTTAATTCAACCCTATAGTGATGGTATCGTGCTAGTTGCCCGACCTAACTATACACAAGAAAATATGCTCGGAGAAGCCATTGATCAGTTGGTAGAAGCTGAGTTAGGACTGTTAGGAGCTATTATTAATAGTGCTGATATCAGAGTTTCCATACCTGAACCAGTGGTAGAATTTTCCTTTCCTGAACCTGAATTAGAACTGGAAGTAATAGAACAATCAGAAGACATATCCACTATTTTTGGTAAACGTTAA
- a CDS encoding response regulator transcription factor — translation MAPAKILVVDDDPAVRNLIQRFLIKQNYQVEAAEDGKAALALFEQFNPDLVILDVNLPDVIGFNLCQEMQSRNGVFVLMLTSRTDEADKIRGFSKGADDYLTKPFGLGELEVRVAAILRRQRVVTTAEQKRLIFEKLMIDPVRREVTLNEEIVPLTALEFDLLHFLASHPGRVWRRAELIQEVWDYEYVGDQRVVDVHIGQIRKKIEIDASQPALIQTVRGVGYKFECSTHLQQEVQS, via the coding sequence ATGGCTCCTGCCAAGATTCTTGTAGTTGATGACGACCCTGCGGTTCGGAATTTAATCCAACGCTTTTTGATTAAACAGAACTATCAAGTGGAAGCTGCCGAAGATGGTAAGGCAGCCCTGGCTCTATTTGAGCAATTTAACCCAGACTTGGTAATCCTAGATGTAAATTTACCAGATGTCATTGGCTTTAATCTCTGTCAAGAGATGCAAAGTCGTAATGGTGTTTTTGTACTCATGCTAACTAGCCGGACAGATGAAGCTGACAAAATTCGCGGTTTCTCTAAAGGCGCTGATGACTATCTCACCAAGCCATTTGGTCTGGGAGAGCTAGAAGTAAGAGTAGCAGCTATTTTGAGGCGGCAGCGAGTTGTAACTACCGCAGAACAAAAACGCCTCATTTTTGAAAAGCTGATGATTGATCCTGTACGGAGGGAAGTGACACTTAACGAGGAAATAGTACCTTTAACTGCTTTAGAATTTGACTTGTTACATTTTTTAGCCAGTCATCCAGGTCGAGTTTGGCGGCGAGCAGAACTTATTCAAGAGGTCTGGGACTATGAATATGTGGGTGATCAGCGAGTTGTTGATGTCCATATCGGTCAAATTCGCAAAAAGATTGAAATTGATGCTAGTCAGCCTGCATTAATTCAGACTGTGCGTGGTGTAGGGTACAAGTTTGAATGTTCCACTCATCTGCAACAAGAAGTCCAATCCTAA
- a CDS encoding CPP1-like family protein, whose protein sequence is MSDQNPYEKLGVSEDASFDEIQDARNRLLDQHGGDGKGLELIESAYDAILMERLRMRQEGKIKVPERIRFPEMRSQSPQKENPTPREQSPAWLRRMLDQPSMPDVLLPGAWYLSLSAISLFYPAARDQVLQLALVVGVGVSIYFLNRKENKFGRAVLFTLGSLIIGLISGGLIATWILQQMPFINLTSNQFSTVLTFILMWIISSFLR, encoded by the coding sequence ATGAGCGATCAAAATCCCTACGAAAAACTTGGGGTATCAGAAGATGCTAGTTTTGATGAAATTCAGGACGCTCGCAATCGCCTGTTGGATCAACATGGTGGTGATGGCAAGGGTCTAGAACTAATTGAATCAGCTTATGATGCGATTTTAATGGAGCGCCTACGGATGCGTCAAGAAGGTAAAATTAAAGTACCTGAGCGTATCCGCTTTCCAGAAATGCGATCGCAATCTCCTCAGAAAGAAAATCCTACCCCTCGTGAGCAGTCACCTGCATGGCTGCGAAGAATGTTGGATCAACCAAGTATGCCTGATGTGCTATTACCAGGAGCTTGGTATCTGAGTTTAAGCGCTATTAGTTTGTTTTACCCTGCCGCTAGAGATCAGGTTCTACAGCTGGCCTTAGTAGTTGGAGTAGGAGTTAGTATTTATTTTCTCAATCGTAAGGAAAACAAATTTGGCAGAGCCGTATTATTCACGTTAGGAAGTCTAATTATTGGTTTAATATCAGGGGGGCTAATAGCCACCTGGATATTACAGCAAATGCCATTTATAAACTTGACATCAAATCAGTTTTCTACTGTTTTGACGTTTATATTGATGTGGATAATTAGCAGCTTTCTGCGTTAG
- the menD gene encoding 2-succinyl-5-enolpyruvyl-6-hydroxy-3-cyclohexene-1-carboxylic-acid synthase, protein MQLNFHNLNQLWSYVLTETLKRLGLSCAVICPGSRSTPLTVAFAKQAPDIEAIPILDERSAAFFALGLAKATQKPVVLVCTSGTAGANFYPAVIEAKESRVPLLILTADRPPELRECHSGQTIDQVKLYGNYPNWQTELALPNADREMLSYLRQTVIYAWERCQFPTGGVVHLNISFRDPLAPVADGTNFTLDLEDFFAGIVASFPIPHSPFPIPQEWQQCQRGIIIAGLAQPNQPQEYCKAIAHLSQTLNWPVLAEGLSPVRNYADFNPYLISTYDIILRNQQFAEVLIPKIVIQIGEMPTSKELRHWLISTKPQHWVIDSCSQNLDPLHGKTTHLRISIEDIEQLKYEGMGNREENKYLQQWCQAEIKVRKNIDQTFKNIDELIESKIAWLISQHLPPGTPLFISNSMPVRDVEFFWKPNNLGIIPYFNRGANGIDGTLSTALGVAHIQQSSVMLTGDLALLHDTNGFLISKKFLGHLTIILINNNGGGIFELLPIAKFDPLFEKFFATPQDIDFSRLCATYGVQHEFISSWPQLQERLQILPKIGIRVLEVRTNRKLDAQWRKDNLARLS, encoded by the coding sequence ATGCAGCTTAATTTTCATAATCTTAATCAACTTTGGTCTTATGTATTAACGGAAACCCTCAAACGCTTGGGTTTAAGCTGTGCTGTCATTTGTCCAGGTTCTCGTTCGACACCGTTAACTGTGGCTTTTGCTAAACAAGCACCGGATATTGAAGCTATTCCGATTTTAGATGAACGTTCTGCGGCTTTTTTTGCCTTGGGACTAGCAAAAGCAACTCAAAAACCTGTTGTATTAGTTTGTACATCTGGAACAGCAGGAGCGAATTTTTATCCTGCGGTAATTGAAGCTAAAGAAAGTCGTGTTCCTTTACTAATATTAACGGCTGATAGACCGCCAGAATTAAGAGAGTGTCATTCTGGGCAAACTATCGACCAGGTAAAATTATATGGTAATTATCCCAACTGGCAAACAGAGTTAGCTTTACCTAATGCAGATAGGGAAATGTTAAGTTATCTCAGGCAAACAGTAATTTATGCTTGGGAACGTTGCCAATTTCCTACAGGAGGAGTAGTACATTTAAATATATCCTTCCGTGACCCCCTTGCACCTGTTGCGGATGGTACAAATTTTACATTAGATTTAGAAGACTTCTTTGCTGGGATAGTTGCTTCATTTCCTATTCCCCATTCCCCATTCCCCATTCCCCAAGAATGGCAACAATGTCAAAGGGGTATTATTATTGCTGGTTTAGCCCAACCTAACCAACCTCAAGAATATTGTAAAGCGATCGCACACCTTTCCCAAACACTCAACTGGCCTGTTTTAGCGGAGGGACTCTCCCCAGTCAGAAATTATGCAGACTTCAATCCTTATTTAATTTCTACCTACGACATCATTTTACGTAATCAGCAATTTGCCGAAGTCTTAATACCAAAGATTGTAATTCAAATAGGAGAAATGCCGACTAGTAAAGAATTACGTCATTGGTTGATTTCTACCAAACCTCAACATTGGGTGATTGATAGTTGTTCTCAAAATTTAGACCCTTTACATGGAAAAACGACACATTTAAGAATATCTATAGAAGATATTGAACAATTAAAATATGAGGGAATGGGAAACCGGGAAGAAAATAAATATTTACAACAATGGTGTCAAGCTGAGATCAAAGTCAGAAAAAATATTGACCAAACTTTTAAAAATATAGATGAATTAATTGAAAGTAAAATTGCTTGGTTAATTTCTCAACATCTTCCACCAGGGACACCTTTATTTATTTCTAATAGTATGCCAGTAAGAGATGTAGAATTTTTTTGGAAACCGAATAATTTAGGAATAATTCCTTATTTTAACAGGGGTGCTAATGGGATTGATGGTACTCTTTCTACTGCTTTAGGAGTAGCACATATTCAACAAAGTAGCGTAATGTTGACAGGAGACTTAGCCCTACTGCATGATACAAATGGTTTTTTAATTAGTAAGAAATTTCTGGGACACCTGACAATTATTTTAATTAATAATAATGGGGGAGGAATTTTTGAACTGTTGCCAATTGCTAAGTTTGACCCACTTTTTGAGAAATTTTTTGCTACACCACAAGATATTGATTTTTCTCGGTTGTGCGCTACTTATGGTGTACAACATGAGTTTATTAGTTCCTGGCCGCAATTGCAGGAAAGATTACAGATATTACCAAAAATAGGGATAAGGGTTTTAGAGGTAAGGACAAATAGGAAATTGGATGCTCAATGGAGGAAAGACAATTTAGCAAGATTGTCATAA
- the folB gene encoding dihydroneopterin aldolase produces the protein MDCIHLTGIRCYGYTGFLAEEQVLGQWFEVDVKLWLDITKAAQTDAIEDTIDYRHTISLIQNLVKTSKFALLEKLAGAIADSILEDSNRPESVLITQVQVILTKIAAPIPDFNGKISIEITRTIPRLSRNL, from the coding sequence ATGGACTGCATTCACTTAACAGGGATTCGCTGCTACGGCTATACTGGGTTTTTAGCAGAAGAACAGGTATTAGGACAATGGTTTGAGGTCGATGTAAAATTGTGGTTGGATATTACCAAAGCTGCCCAAACTGATGCCATAGAAGATACGATAGATTATCGTCACACTATCAGCTTAATTCAAAATTTGGTCAAGACATCTAAGTTTGCACTTTTAGAAAAATTAGCTGGAGCTATAGCTGATAGTATTTTAGAGGATAGCAATCGCCCAGAGAGCGTTCTTATTACCCAAGTACAGGTTATTCTTACTAAAATCGCCGCACCCATTCCCGACTTTAACGGTAAGATTAGCATTGAAATAACCAGAACTATACCCCGTCTAAGTAGAAACTTATAG
- a CDS encoding REP-associated tyrosine transposase: MEYRRAKVEGGTFFFTQVSYNRRQFLCEPEKIFLLRKVFREVIQRHSFTVDAIVILPNHLHCIWTLPPGDDDFSRRWRLIKSNFTRLCHPQYKGKISASRQLKKEQAVWQRRFWEHQIRDEFDFQQHVDYIHYNPVRHGYVMAPKDWQYSSFHRYVTQGIYTIDWGVGMKLEFPDDVGSE, encoded by the coding sequence ATGGAATACCGCAGAGCTAAGGTAGAAGGAGGGACTTTCTTTTTTACTCAAGTCAGCTACAATCGTCGTCAATTTTTGTGTGAGCCAGAAAAAATTTTCCTGTTACGCAAAGTTTTTAGAGAAGTTATCCAGCGGCATTCATTTACTGTAGATGCGATCGTTATTTTACCAAACCATTTACATTGTATTTGGACATTGCCACCAGGAGATGATGATTTTTCGCGGCGGTGGCGGTTAATTAAGAGCAATTTTACTCGTCTTTGTCATCCACAATATAAGGGAAAAATCTCTGCATCACGTCAACTCAAAAAAGAGCAAGCTGTTTGGCAACGTCGGTTTTGGGAACACCAAATTCGTGATGAGTTTGATTTTCAGCAACACGTTGATTACATTCATTATAATCCGGTGCGACATGGATATGTAATGGCACCCAAGGATTGGCAATATTCGAGTTTTCATCGTTATGTCACCCAGGGTATATATACAATTGATTGGGGTGTTGGTATGAAGTTAGAATTTCCAGATGATGTAGGAAGTGAGTGA
- a CDS encoding pentapeptide repeat-containing protein, producing the protein MERKVIEVEELLRRYAAGERDFPWIELHVSYVGQDPVWAMGAGSLLNGANLSGINLSNADLRYAGEMNGINLSDANLSGAYLSEQFMRDANLSRANLSNAHMTKVSLDRANLSGANLSGANLSFSQLGGANLSGVNLRSADLGRCGLSGDLRGVDLRGADLHATDLMSIDLTGANLSNAILERTYIKDANLTGVNLEGAKLEGVTFINTIMPDGTIRNETPRR; encoded by the coding sequence ATGGAAAGAAAAGTCATAGAGGTTGAAGAGTTGCTGCGCCGATATGCTGCTGGGGAACGAGATTTCCCTTGGATTGAGTTGCATGTCTCTTATGTAGGACAAGACCCTGTTTGGGCTATGGGGGCTGGTAGTCTTTTGAACGGAGCTAATTTGAGTGGGATTAATTTGAGTAATGCTGACCTCAGATACGCTGGCGAGATGAATGGTATCAACTTGAGTGATGCCAATTTGAGTGGTGCTTACCTGAGCGAGCAGTTCATGAGAGATGCTAATTTGAGTAGGGCTAATCTTAGTAATGCCCACATGACCAAGGTTTCCTTGGATAGAGCCAACCTGAGCGGTGCTAATCTGAGTGGTGCCAATTTGTCCTTCTCCCAACTTGGTGGTGCCAACCTGAGTGGTGTTAACTTGAGATCTGCCGATTTGGGTAGATGTGGTTTGAGTGGGGATTTGAGAGGTGTTGATTTGAGAGGTGCCGATTTGCACGCTACCGATTTGATGAGTATTGACTTGACTGGAGCTAACTTGAGCAACGCTATTTTGGAGCGTACCTACATCAAAGATGCTAACTTGACTGGGGTTAATCTGGAAGGTGCCAAGCTGGAGGGAGTTACTTTCATTAATACCATCATGCCAGATGGTACTATTCGGAATGAAACCCCACGAAGATAG
- the glyQ gene encoding glycine--tRNA ligase subunit alpha translates to MNFQSVIAILHQFWSERGCLIAQPYDMEKGAGTKNPHTFLRALGPEPWSVAYVEPCRRPTDGRYGENPNRFQHYYQYQVLIKPSPDNIQDIYLDSLRALGIRPEDHDVRFVEDNWEDATVGAWGTGWEVWLDGMEITQFTYFQQCGGIDCRPVSIEITYGLERLVMYLQQVEAITKIQWTDNITYGDVHLQGEIEQCTYNFEASNPEMLLTLFNIYEQEASQLTERGLVLPSLDYVIKCSHTFNLLDARGVISVTERTRYITRIRHLARKVAHLYVEQREKLGFPLLKNAVS, encoded by the coding sequence GTGAATTTTCAGTCAGTAATAGCAATATTGCATCAGTTTTGGAGTGAGCGTGGCTGCTTAATTGCCCAACCTTATGACATGGAGAAGGGCGCTGGCACCAAAAACCCCCATACTTTTTTAAGAGCGTTGGGTCCAGAACCTTGGTCTGTGGCTTATGTTGAACCCTGTCGTCGTCCTACAGATGGACGCTATGGCGAAAACCCGAATCGGTTTCAACATTATTATCAGTATCAAGTTTTGATTAAACCTTCACCAGATAATATCCAAGATATTTATCTTGATTCTTTAAGGGCTTTAGGTATTCGTCCAGAAGATCATGATGTTCGTTTTGTGGAAGATAACTGGGAAGATGCGACGGTGGGGGCTTGGGGTACTGGTTGGGAAGTATGGTTAGATGGAATGGAAATTACTCAATTTACCTATTTCCAACAGTGTGGGGGGATTGATTGCCGTCCGGTGTCGATTGAGATTACCTATGGACTAGAGCGACTGGTGATGTATCTCCAGCAAGTAGAGGCCATTACTAAGATCCAATGGACCGACAATATAACCTATGGCGATGTTCATCTTCAGGGTGAGATTGAGCAGTGTACTTACAACTTTGAGGCATCTAATCCTGAGATGTTATTGACTCTGTTTAATATATATGAGCAGGAAGCCAGCCAGTTAACAGAACGAGGACTGGTTTTACCCAGCTTGGACTATGTGATTAAGTGTTCGCATACTTTTAATTTGCTGGATGCACGGGGTGTGATTTCGGTGACGGAACGGACTCGCTACATTACTAGGATTCGGCATTTAGCAAGGAAAGTTGCTCATTTATATGTTGAGCAAAGGGAGAAGTTGGGTTTTCCATTGCTTAAAAATGCCGTAAGTTGA
- a CDS encoding DUF4079 domain-containing protein, with the protein MVNISEALEPIAAWFRSLGVPEVIVHWGHPVMMGIVIFVVGSFVGVAGWQGKLLQDKDAAAKSRNAHRQLAPWLFVFLAGGYIGGVLSLVMQHQPLFESPHFWTGSIVLLLLLVNGAISLSGFLGNKVALRAVHTYLGSTALLILFVHAVLGFNLGISL; encoded by the coding sequence ATGGTAAATATCAGTGAAGCTTTGGAACCTATTGCTGCTTGGTTTCGTTCTTTGGGTGTGCCTGAAGTGATTGTGCATTGGGGACATCCAGTGATGATGGGGATTGTGATTTTTGTAGTGGGTAGCTTTGTAGGTGTGGCAGGTTGGCAAGGAAAACTGCTGCAAGATAAAGATGCTGCTGCTAAAAGTCGAAATGCCCATCGTCAATTAGCACCTTGGCTATTTGTATTTTTGGCAGGTGGTTACATTGGTGGTGTGTTGTCTTTGGTCATGCAGCATCAGCCACTTTTTGAAAGTCCTCATTTTTGGACTGGTTCGATTGTGCTGTTATTGCTATTGGTTAATGGTGCAATTTCTCTAAGCGGATTTTTGGGAAATAAAGTAGCATTACGTGCGGTTCATACTTATTTAGGAAGTACAGCACTTTTGATTTTGTTTGTTCATGCTGTATTAGGGTTTAATTTGGGTATATCTTTGTGA